The segment CAAGGGAGATAAATCATTAGCTAAACGAAGATATATAATAATCACTTTAACAGCACACCAATGAGACATCAAACAATTCCCAATGTGTCTGCCAAGAACACATAGCACTATAATATTGGAACTTGAAATtcttttaaagaaagaaaaaaaattatcaaggcTTTGCAGAGGTTGGAAAGACCAACTAATTGCGGTTTCACATGCAAGCCACATTCGATCTGATCTGAGAATTCATACAACTATTGTAGACTCTACTTCTACTCAACATATGGTCTTTGTTGACATTAGAGAAAGTAAAGGCCAACATCAAGAATATCTTGTTTGTATCAATCCAAAAAAACATACAGAATGAAATTTTTGTAGAATTCGAGATGcaccaaaaattattttgaaggaTATAAACAAACTTAGCTTAAAAGTAGAATTTGATTTCTCCCACTAATAATTTTTATCTCAAAGAGACATATTtcttccaatttttttaaattaaaaaataactttttgagataaaaaattattaattgagTGACCAATAGAGAAATCAACCTCTTAAATTGTATAGTCATGAAGATGAATGTAAAATAATACTACAATAGTGACCTTAACTAAAATGAAGAAGTAGTATCTtgtaatgaaaatatatatcCAAGTTGAAATTAgtactattattaataattatctatGTCTACATGTGAGCCAGCTACGGCTACAACACTAGTCCAAGTACAAGAATTATAAACCCTATGTTCATACAATTTGATAGGAATTAGTTTGCTAATTAATTACATCTTAGATTTTACCCTTTTATCTCCTCATTTAAACTTTTAAGTATTGGGTTATTGTAAGGCATAATACCCTACACATGTCATAATAACTTGATCGGGTAACTACTTATCATTAACACCTAGTGTTTAGATCAAAACAATTAAGAATTTCTCTATCCTAATAATACCAAAAACAAATAGATGTGAATGTGTACTTGCATGATTATCGTCAGTCACTAACTCACCATTGATCAAACAAAAGAATGGCCATTACCATATGTTCCATAATTTGCAAAATCTTTCTTGATTTTATAGGAAACTAGCCAATTACTCAATTGTATTGAGATGAATTTACTCCaggacaaaaaaaaaacttacactCCAATTATCATACTAGTACCAAGtcacataaaatatataatgatCAGGTTACCTATATATAACATGAGCAGTGATCTAGTAATAGGGTAGATATAGAGTATAGATTAGAGGACATATGTCACTGTTTATTGAAAGAGTTACTATAGCCATGTCACCTCAACTGTGATATGTCAAAATCAGAAAGTTTTCTGAGCTAAAGTGGTTTTAAatgcaaaaaaagaaaatttctcTGACAACCAAACAAAAGGCAAGAGAGACAAGTGAAGCACCACAAAAACAATACGAGTAAGAGCTTGGATTGTTTTTAAATTGATCAAAACCAATTTAAAGCccattttcagcttttggacgtgtttgcctaatgctaactttaggccagaaaattcttaaagtcagtcaaaaatgaaaagtttggattcctaattatttttttctaagtgcttaaagtcattttctttgaccatggaaattacttttatatctcttatattttaactaaattcccaaactaccctttttatttttttaaccctaaaattcacataattttcctcgtttaagcacttttatccaaacactcaactgcttatttataaaaataactttcagcactttaaagttctaaaagcaatTCAAccctaaaagttatttttttaagcccatccaaacgggctctaaaacTAGGATATCTAAGGTCCCATGTTGCACTGAAAAATCATCTAACCCTCGAGGGAAAAACAATACATAGTATTTTTGCTACTATCACTCAATTATTTCCAACAAAACAAgcaattttttctaaaatcatatacTCAGTCACGGTTTGAATCCACAAAGGCAAGAAACATTTGctcattattttcatttctgacaccttttggtcataatttttgGAGCCCTATGCTCATTATTATTGCACCACACATTTTACCTCCTCTTACAGTCCAATGACAATATTAGTGAAGAGTATTCCGTACAATAAACGTGTGTTCAATTCTTATAGTAGTCTCTCTGCATATGAGAGAACAAGAATTGAAGGTAAAGAGGTGTTTCAACATCTCTCTGTGTGCAAAATAGTTATACCAACTCCACAGAAATTGTATTTCATAACATATGACTAATTTCGTTTTTAATGTTGTAGTTGCATTATATATGTCCGGTTAAATTTCTCTATAACAATCAAATTTACTTTGGAGTCAATCTTCTTATGATGTTACTATATTATATGTTCCACTACTAAGAAATCACTATTTCCCAAATAAATTTTTCATATCAAATATTCTTAcatatattttgattgaatcgaataagaaaagaaaaaaagtactaCGAATGTTTTCATACggaaaatttaagaaatttccTTAATGAGAATATGTTTTTTGCTATGCATTTTCTGAGTGAGCTGCTTCAATGaaaaataagtgaaaaaatcATATTCTATAACACAAATTTTTCACTCATTCATAATAGAAACCTTTATTTatagtagtgttgtgtataaGGATATTCCATTATACTAGTTAGTATAAAAGATATGGAGACAAACAatatggtattcatataatgtTTGACTGACCTTTGCAAAGATTACCGAGTTGCAGTTCAATGTTGTTGAGGAACGTTGTTGCTTCATCGAAAGGTCTAGACAGATCGGACTTATACTTCAACAATATATCACAGTACATTTCCTATTTTGacaaaataaacaaacatatatggTCAAGATTTCAAACAAACTGTTCACAGatgataattaaattaaaagtttCGAGAAGAAGCACGAAAAGTCAAAACAATAAATTCTAcaaacagaaaaataaaaaagagtaaCTAACCATAAACTCATCTAGTTCAGGATCAGCTCCTATACATATAGAAGTAGCGTTTGGTTTACGAAAATCATTTTGTTGCCTTATTTCTTCTAGCAGATTTGCTATACCTGGTGGTGCTCCAACctgtaaaataacaaaattccGTAacaatttaagttatatatcaAAAGTACTAAAAAAGAAGTCGATATCCAAATTAACATAAACCCTCTtgttaaagaataaaataaaagcaTATCTCTAAGAAATGATGATGAAAAGATATTTAGGTTGAAGTTAtaagaaaatccaaaaaattaGTTAGATCatagaaaatatgaaaatatagggatacttAACCTTTTGGCAATCAATATAAGCGTCAAGTAATTTAGGATAATAAGGATGTGAGACGATTTTAGCCTTGATAACATTTGAACCATCTTCCTCATGATCctcgttgttgttgttattactattattattatcatcccTTGCGCTGCTACCGCTGCCAAAATTTCCAGCTCTAAtttgataactattattattttgaagagTAGAGTTGGATGATAATTGAACATCATCGGATCCAAAGATAGGAGGATGAGGAGACAAGTTGTTGTAGTTGTGAAAGTTGTTGTATTCAGTTTGCATAATCAAATTGTCTGGTGACATCAACGCTTTGTCCGCATAATCACTTGTTGAATGGAAACCATACATTTCATCATCCATatatctaaaaataaataataaaaattagtaAGAAATAATCAAATGGGAAATTGGATGAGAAAGATGGTGTTTTTCTTTGATATTTGAAGtggttttttcctttttttaaaagggaaaaaaactaaagaagaagaggaaaagaagggaAGGTGAAGAGGAAGAGAGGTCCCATagagataaaataaaaagaatctAATAAATTTGGTTAGAATATTTATTTGTACCTAGATgtgaaaattaaataataattaaagtatttaatgaatatattattttatttgtagatGCTTGCGTGATTTAATACATTGGGTTAAACATGTAGTATACAAGTACAATATATcttatataatttctttttgtaTTATACTTTCTTggtttcaatttatatatatggtATACTTAGATTTGACAAGaagttcatcaaaaaaaaaaaacttttgataTGAAATTGGATTGATCTTAAGTTCAAGTTTTGTGACATGAATTTTGCATTtctcaaattatatttttctcataaacataaaaatttcaGAAATTGTGAAGACAAtcaaaattttctcaatttttatataatttaccAAATGAGTAAATTATAGTATCTAAACAAAATATCAGAATATCTTAAGAAACCACATCCTTTAATCATATATCTCCattttttacaaataaatatttataaacttttaaatacacatattttataaagatttaTTAGTCAATAATAAaagtaacaaaaaaatatttggatTGACTTGTTTTAAATGTTTTTTGTTTAAACTCTTTTTCTACTTTTTGTAGTGTTTAAAattagcttataagttgttcccaaataagttaaaagtcataattTGGGAACGACTTATAATCTATTTTTCATATATCAATCCAAacactctttaactagttattTAGACAATTAACACTTTttataaatatcattaaaacCTATAGCGACATTGAATCCTATAGCAATTAACTAATGCCgataaaaattttaatactCTTTGttaatatgcatatttattgctactaaaaatattttatattatagtgACATAAATCATAATACTGaaaaatcttaagatatggaCATAGAAATTGCAAATTAATACAAATTGGAATCAAGAAAGAGGGGAACAAGTTAAGTGGTGCATTTTTTAAAGCATTATAGGCAATGGGTTCATGAGATAAAATGGCCATTGTTAGTGCTTTTTCCatgtatattatataatattaaattaccCAAATTCTTTTATTCTTGTCAAATTACCTTATGTTTCGTTTTCACAAGCAACTAAAGGTAGTCCTCGTAGAGTCAAAGCCATCTCTTCTAATGGCGAAAATGCCCTCCTTACCTATCCATCTTTTAATCAATAATTAGACTTTCCTCCCATACTCAAATCCACGTATTCATGTTGACTAGCAATGGGTGAAGTTTGACGCAAAAAAAGTGCATACTAAAAACTTTATTACGAAAGATCGCGGGTTAATTAGAAAATAATTAACCTAGGGATAGAAACAGAGAGAATATTCCATTTATGATAGACAAGAACATAATAAACCATATATCCTTAATTAGAGCCCAAGTTTGATTGAAAATTAGaattatagaaataaaaattactctCTTCGTCCCATATTAATTATCATGTATGCTAAAAATAGTTATTCCAAAATAACtgtcaatttaaacaatcaaaagagaattaattatattttttcaaatttaccCTTAGCGTTAATTGTTCTAGACTTAAGAAACACATAAATAGATAaagattaaataattaatatgggGTATATTAGTCAAATAACATTTCTAATTAATGTTTTCTAAAGGTTGtgttttttcgtgtgtattagcgtaaggattttttaggtgccgagtgtccgggtcgaattttcttgaattcttccatagtagcatccgtaacgacctgaggaataactccagtagtcccggcggTGATGTacaggggtttagaagcattttattggcgacgcaataggaattaggcgattttgctagtttttcttgtatgttagcccacgcattttttaggtgccgggggtgcgggtcgaattttctttgattcttccatagtagcgtccgtaacgacctggggaacgactccagtagctccggcggcgctatagaggggtttaggagaattgtattgacgatgcaataggaattaggcaattttttgtgtgtgttagcccacgaattttttaggtgccaggggttcgggtcaaattttcttcgattcttccatagtagcgtccgtaacaaactagggaacgactccagtagccccgacggcgctgtagaggggtttaggagcattttattggcggcgcaataggaattaggtaattttgccactttttcgtgtgtgttagcccattgattttttaggtgtcgggggtccgtgtcgaaatttcttggattcttccatagtagcgtctataacgacctgggaaacgactccagtagccccagcgacgctatagaggagtttaggagcattttattggcgacgctatagaaattaggcgattttgccagtttttcgtgtgtgttagccacgtattttttaggtgccgggtgtctgagtcaaattttcttccattcttccatagtagcgtccgtaatgacctggggaacgactctagtagacccggcggcgctatagaggggtttaggagaattgtattggcgacgcaataggaattaggcgattttgctagtttttcgtgtgtgttagcccacggattttttaggtgccaggggtttgggtcgaattttcttgaattcttccatagtagcgtccgtaataacctggggaatgactccagtatcccggtggggctatagaggggtttaggagcattttattggcgacgcaataggaaataggagattttgccagtttttcgtgtgttttagcccacagatattttaggtgctgggggtccgagtcaaattttcttgtattcttccatagtagcattcgtaacaacctgaggaacgactccagtagccccggcggcgctatagaagggtttaggagcattttattagagacgcaataggaattaggcgattttgccagtttttcgtgtttgttagcccacagattttttacgtgccaagggttcatgtcgaattttcttggattcatcaaaagtagcgtccgtaatgacctggggaatgactccagtagccccggcggcactatagaggggtttaggagcattttattggctacacaataggaattaggcgattttgccagtttttcgtgtgtgttaacccacggattttttaggtgccgggggttcgggtcaaattttcttgaattcttccatagtagagtccgtaacaacctagggaacgactctagtagtccCGGTGGGggctatagaggagtttaggagcattttattggtgacacaataggaaataggagattttgccagtttctcgtgtgtgttagcccatggattttttaggtgtcaggggtccgggtcaaattatcttgtattcttccatagtagcatctgtaataacctggggaacgactccagtagccccggcggtgctatataggggtttaggagcattttattagagacgcaataggaattaggcgattttgctagttttacgtttatgttagcccacagaatttttacgTGCCAAGGGTCCGTGTCTAATTTTCTAGGATTCATCaaaagtagcgtccgtaacgacatggggaatgactacagtagccccggcggcaatatagaggggtttaggagcattttattggctacacaatataaattaggcgatttttccagtttttcgtgtgtgttagcccaaggatttttaaggtgccgggggtccgggtcaaattttcttgtattcttcaatagtagtgtccgtaaaaacttggggaacaactccagtagccccgactgcgctgtagaggggtttaggagcattttattggcgacgcaataggaattaggcaattttgccactttttcgtgtgtgttagcccatggattttttaggtgccgggggtccgtgtcgaaatttcttggattcttccatataagcgtctataacgacctgagaaacgactccagtagcctcggcggcgctatagaggggtttaggagcattttattgtcgacgcaataggaattaagcaattttgccagtttttcgtgtatgttagcccacagattttttaggtgccgagtgTTTGAGTCCAATTTTCTTCctatcttccatagtagcgtccgtaacgacctggggaactactTCAGTAGatccggcggcgctatagagggtttaggagaattgtattggcgacgctataggaaataggtgatttttctagtttttcgtgtgtgttagcccacggatttttaaggtgccgggggtttgggtcgaattttcttgaattcttccatagtagcgtccgtaacaacctggggaacgactccagtatcccggTGGgggctatagaggggtttaggagcattttattggcgacgcaataggaaataggagattttgcaagtttttcgtgtgttttagcgcacagattttttaggtgctaggggtcggAGTCAAAtcttcttgtattcttccatattagcattcgtaacaacctgaggaacgactccagtagcaccggcggcgctatagaggggtttaggagcattcttttagagacgcaataggaattaggcgattttgccagtttttcgtgtttgttagcccacagattttttacgtgccaagggttcgtgtcgaattttcttggattcatcaaaagtagcgtccgtaatgacctgaggaatgactctagtagccccggcagcactatagaggggtttaggagcattttattggtgacacaatagtaattaggcgattttgccagtttttcgtgtgtgttaacccacagaatttttaggtgtcggggttcgggtcatattttcttgaattcttccatagtagagtccgtaacaacctgggaatgactccagtagtcccggtggggctatagaggggtttaggagcattttattagagacgcaataggaattaggtgattttgccagtttctcgtgtgtgttagcccacggattttttaggtgccaggggtatgggtcaaattttcttgtattcatcaatagtagcatccgtaataaccttgggaatgactccagtagccccggcggtgctatagaggggtttaggagcattttattagagacgcaataggaattaggtgattttgcgagtttttcgtgtgtgtta is part of the Solanum dulcamara unplaced genomic scaffold, daSolDulc1.2 scaffold_46_ctg1, whole genome shotgun sequence genome and harbors:
- the LOC129879814 gene encoding homeobox protein knotted-1-like 6 gives rise to the protein MDDEMYGFHSTSDYADKALMSPDNLIMQTEYNNFHNYNNLSPHPPIFGSDDVQLSSNSTLQNNNSYQIRAGNFGSGSSARDDNNNSNNNNNEDHEEDGSNVIKAKIVSHPYYPKLLDAYIDCQKVGAPPGIANLLEEIRQQNDFRKPNATSICIGADPELDEFMEMYCDILLKYKSDLSRPFDEATTFLNNIELQLGNLCKGQSNII